Proteins encoded together in one Pseudomonadota bacterium window:
- a CDS encoding pyridoxamine 5'-phosphate oxidase family protein has protein sequence MRKANKEINDPAVIEGLLNECQVGRLGTVGQDGYPMIKPLNFAYAEGRIYFHSALAGEKIDHLDRDDRVCFEVDLPLALVRAVNQPCEAAYLYRSVIIKGRAHLVTDDAERGLAFRSLMAKYQPDGGFGDYLPEKLAITGIVRIEIESLTGKEDLGQGKIHEQLLAALARKDPLPVILKRGLDEK, from the coding sequence ATGCGTAAAGCGAACAAGGAGATCAACGACCCGGCCGTGATTGAGGGGCTCCTGAATGAGTGTCAGGTCGGGCGCCTTGGAACGGTCGGGCAGGATGGCTACCCGATGATCAAACCGCTTAATTTCGCCTATGCCGAGGGGCGGATCTACTTTCACTCCGCCCTGGCCGGGGAGAAGATCGATCATCTCGACCGTGATGACCGGGTCTGCTTTGAAGTGGATCTTCCCCTGGCGCTCGTCCGGGCGGTCAACCAGCCCTGCGAGGCGGCATACCTCTATCGCAGCGTGATCATCAAGGGCAGGGCGCATCTAGTTACCGATGATGCGGAGCGGGGGCTTGCCTTTCGCAGTCTGATGGCCAAGTATCAGCCGGATGGCGGGTTCGGTGACTACCTTCCGGAGAAACTGGCGATTACCGGGATTGTCCGGATCGAGATCGAGTCATTGACCGGCAAGGAAGACCTGGGCCAGGGAAAGATCCATGAACAGCTTCTGGCGGCCCTTGCCCGGAAGGACCCCCTGCCGGTGATCCTGAAGAGGGGCCTGGACGAAAAATAG
- a CDS encoding DsrE/DsrF/DrsH-like family protein, producing the protein MEKEHRQKVAGNSAASADLQKKVAELEERIAALEKKGDQLSLVLFSGDLDKAMAAFIIANGAVAMNMKVTIFATFWGLDVLKKSTFATTGRGFLERLLLALRPKGPENLPTSKMNFGGIGPKLFRYMMKKKNVIRLETLIRMAREAGVRIIACQMTVDLMGIKPTDLIDGLEPGGVGAFLASAAKSNTTLFL; encoded by the coding sequence ATGGAAAAAGAACACCGACAGAAGGTTGCGGGAAATTCAGCCGCTTCTGCTGATCTTCAGAAAAAGGTAGCAGAGCTGGAAGAGCGGATTGCCGCACTTGAGAAAAAGGGTGATCAACTGAGCCTTGTCCTCTTCAGCGGGGATCTTGATAAGGCGATGGCCGCTTTTATTATCGCCAATGGCGCGGTTGCCATGAACATGAAGGTCACCATTTTCGCCACTTTCTGGGGATTGGATGTCCTGAAAAAATCTACTTTTGCGACCACCGGCAGAGGGTTTCTCGAGCGCCTGCTCCTGGCCTTGCGACCAAAAGGGCCGGAGAATCTCCCCACCTCAAAAATGAACTTTGGTGGCATTGGTCCGAAACTGTTCCGTTATATGATGAAGAAGAAAAACGTGATCCGGCTGGAGACGCTTATCCGGATGGCCCGGGAAGCCGGAGTGCGAATTATCGCCTGCCAGATGACCGTTGACCTGATGGGGATAAAGCCGACAGACCTGATTGACGGCTTGGAGCCCGGCGGGGTAGGCGCGTTTCTCGCCAGCGCTGCGAAATCCAACACGACGCTGTTCCTGTAA